Proteins encoded in a region of the Clostridium beijerinckii genome:
- the thiF gene encoding sulfur carrier protein ThiS adenylyltransferase ThiF — translation MKVLVNEREIDIEGEITAFEVRNKIKSDADIVILNGFPIKQDYSLNEGDKVTLIKRGEVPKKEELEALMVSRHTPKVHEKVKKAKIAIAGLGGLGSTVALALGRVGVGHIKIIDFDVVEPSNLNRQQYFIRHIGMKKCHALKEILLEINPFINIEVVDTYVDKDNIKDLFEDMDIVIEAFDGAENKAMIVREVLLQTEKPKVISASGMAGYYSNNLIISKKINTRLYMCGDFKNEAKVNEGLMAPRVGIAACHEANMALRLILGEEV, via the coding sequence TTGAAAGTTTTAGTAAATGAAAGAGAAATAGATATTGAGGGAGAAATTACTGCATTTGAAGTTAGAAACAAGATAAAAAGTGATGCGGATATAGTTATTTTAAATGGCTTTCCAATTAAACAAGATTATTCTCTAAATGAAGGAGATAAAGTTACTTTAATCAAGAGAGGCGAGGTGCCTAAAAAAGAAGAGTTAGAGGCATTAATGGTAAGTAGACATACTCCAAAGGTTCACGAGAAAGTTAAGAAGGCGAAGATAGCTATTGCTGGACTTGGTGGACTGGGTTCAACAGTAGCATTAGCATTGGGAAGAGTTGGTGTTGGACACATAAAAATAATAGATTTTGATGTGGTTGAACCAAGTAATTTAAACAGACAACAATACTTTATAAGACATATTGGAATGAAAAAATGCCATGCATTAAAAGAAATATTGTTAGAAATCAATCCGTTCATAAATATCGAAGTTGTTGATACGTATGTAGATAAGGATAACATTAAAGATTTATTTGAGGATATGGATATTGTAATTGAAGCATTTGATGGCGCAGAAAATAAAGCGATGATAGTTAGAGAAGTTTTACTTCAGACAGAAAAGCCAAAGGTTATTTCAGCATCAGGTATGGCAGGGTATTATTCTAATAATCTAATAATTAGCAAAAAAATAAATACAAGGCTATATATGTGTGGAGACTTTAAAAATGAGGCAAAAGTAAATGAGGGGTTAATGGCACCTAGGGTTGGTATCGCAGCTTGTCATGAAGCGAATATGGCTCTTAGATTAATATTAGGGGAAGAGGTATAA
- a CDS encoding thiamine phosphate synthase: protein MSVIGITNRKLCSDFFYQIKKISESNLDFLIIREKDLSSEELIILVLKVKEELKNTNIRIILNSNIDIARKSNVDGIQLSFNDFINISNKLCTGRAINSKEIVDNFRFSGNKYKIYKMIGVSIHSCEEGIQAAKLGADYVIYGHVFETDCKKGLPPRGIKEIEALSKKINIPIIGIGGINQDNYKKVLDAGASGIAIMSSLMKDKNPEELVKSLSK from the coding sequence ATGTCTGTAATTGGAATAACAAATAGAAAACTTTGTAGTGACTTTTTTTATCAAATAAAGAAAATATCAGAATCTAATCTAGATTTCTTAATTATACGAGAAAAAGATTTAAGCAGTGAAGAGCTAATAATATTAGTTTTGAAAGTAAAAGAGGAACTGAAAAATACAAATATCAGAATAATACTAAATTCCAATATAGATATTGCTAGAAAGTCCAATGTTGATGGAATTCAGTTATCATTTAATGATTTTATAAATATTAGTAACAAGTTATGCACAGGAAGAGCAATAAATTCTAAAGAAATAGTGGATAATTTTCGATTTAGTGGGAATAAATATAAAATATATAAGATGATAGGCGTTTCAATACATAGTTGCGAAGAAGGTATACAGGCGGCTAAATTAGGAGCAGACTATGTTATTTATGGCCATGTGTTTGAAACTGATTGCAAAAAAGGGCTCCCTCCTAGAGGGATTAAGGAAATAGAGGCTCTTTCCAAGAAGATTAACATTCCCATCATCGGAATAGGCGGAATAAATCAAGATAATTATAAGAAAGTATTGGATGCTGGAGCAAGTGGAATTGCTATAATGTCTAGTTTAATGAAAGACAAAAATCCTGAAGAATTAGTGAAATCTCTTTCTAAATAA
- a CDS encoding tRNA 2-thiocytidine biosynthesis TtcA family protein, translating to MSTIAGKGCPRIIPDGEKKPLEEIEKAIIKSYRKHIWSKFVKAIKEYNLIQEGDKIAVGISGGKDSILMAKLFQELQRHGQVKFELVFLAMDPGYHPDIKNLLIENCDHLNIPIHMYESGIFDVVDKMAKDYPCYLCARMRRGSLYAKAKEFGCNKLALGHHYNDVIETTMLNILYGGNFKTMLPKLKAKNFEGLELIRPMYFIEEEYIKRFINYSGIWPLNCACMVAAERIGNKRYEIKDLIKELKKNFSGVEKSIFKAAENVSMDSILGWQKGEEKHSFLDYYDEE from the coding sequence ATGAGTACAATTGCAGGAAAAGGTTGTCCAAGAATTATACCAGATGGAGAAAAAAAGCCACTAGAAGAGATTGAAAAAGCTATAATTAAAAGCTATAGAAAGCATATTTGGTCAAAATTTGTTAAGGCAATTAAAGAATATAATTTAATTCAAGAAGGAGATAAAATTGCTGTTGGAATTTCTGGAGGAAAAGATAGTATACTTATGGCAAAATTATTTCAGGAGTTGCAAAGACATGGTCAAGTTAAATTTGAATTAGTATTTTTAGCTATGGATCCAGGGTATCATCCAGATATAAAAAATTTACTAATAGAAAATTGTGACCATCTAAATATTCCGATTCATATGTATGAGTCAGGCATTTTTGATGTTGTTGATAAAATGGCTAAGGATTACCCATGTTACTTATGCGCAAGAATGAGAAGAGGCTCTCTTTATGCAAAAGCAAAAGAATTTGGATGTAATAAACTTGCATTAGGACATCATTATAATGATGTAATTGAAACAACTATGCTAAACATTTTATATGGTGGTAATTTTAAGACAATGTTGCCTAAATTAAAAGCCAAAAACTTTGAAGGTTTAGAATTAATTAGGCCTATGTATTTTATAGAGGAAGAGTATATAAAAAGATTTATAAATTATAGTGGTATATGGCCATTGAATTGCGCTTGCATGGTTGCAGCTGAAAGAATAGGTAATAAGAGATATGAAATAAAAGATCTTATTAAAGAATTAAAGAAGAATTTTAGTGGAGTTGAAAAGTCTATATTTAAAGCAGCTGAAAATGTTAGTATGGATTCAATATTAGGTTGGCAAAAAGGTGAAGAAAAGCATTCTTTTCTAGATTATTACGATGAAGAGTAG
- a CDS encoding DUF4250 domain-containing protein encodes MENNPMGISDPNILLSVINMKLRDQYGSLDILCDDLELSKDDIINILINIGYKYDEEENQFKN; translated from the coding sequence ATGGAAAATAATCCTATGGGGATCAGTGATCCAAACATATTGTTAAGTGTAATAAACATGAAATTAAGAGATCAATATGGGTCATTAGATATTCTTTGTGATGATTTAGAATTATCTAAAGACGATATAATAAATATATTAATAAATATCGGATATAAATACGATGAAGAAGAAAATCAATTTAAGAATTAG
- a CDS encoding putative bifunctional diguanylate cyclase/phosphodiesterase, producing MIREELQLNHEEIFDSIAILGVNIIWNQSELKLIIDDTMKSFFEEYDTKNETLDQFINFVVEEDKQNVLSFFSQDLKRHYINREQMQLQYKMESPRGNIVEFILVGKSIKSNEQYYFTGTSYCFKDLENEYGDIDSLMKNWKESMINKTIDSIIHSDRITGLPNKYFFKNTVAKMLKNVVNNNTRAAMLIIDLDNFKYVNDSYGHDFGDLVLKEVGYNIVESVTEDILVSRYSGNTFLLFKPNIIDIQEIITLGNAIAKSFEKPNIVNGRKIYLTASIGVSLSPDHGIDYNTLLKNADAAMYEAKKNGKNECDFFDDSLSDELNRVYSLQKGLRTALHNNELYVMFQPKVSLDDSLVNGFEALARWESREFGMVSPAEFIPIAESSKMIIPIGSFVLEEVFKKTKCLLNEGNDNFKIAVNLSEMQLREDVVLSDFKKLIKKYKIHPKYIEVEITESMLMKSFDRNVKILQEIKKLGVSIALDDFGTGYSSLNYLTKLPIDVLKIDRSFVIDLMNNPKSKCIVENIINLSHQLGIEVVAEGVEEKSQVEYLRTILCDVVQGYYFSKPRMFDAIKNIIGKEIL from the coding sequence ATGATTAGGGAGGAACTTCAATTAAATCATGAGGAAATATTTGATTCTATAGCAATTTTGGGCGTTAATATAATTTGGAATCAATCAGAGCTTAAATTAATAATTGATGATACAATGAAAAGTTTTTTTGAAGAGTATGATACTAAGAATGAAACTTTAGATCAATTTATAAATTTTGTTGTTGAAGAAGATAAACAAAATGTTTTAAGCTTTTTCTCTCAAGATTTAAAGAGACACTATATAAATAGAGAACAAATGCAGCTACAATATAAGATGGAAAGTCCTAGGGGGAACATTGTTGAGTTTATTCTTGTCGGGAAGTCAATTAAAAGTAATGAACAGTATTATTTTACTGGAACTAGTTATTGTTTTAAAGACTTAGAGAATGAATATGGTGACATAGATTCTTTGATGAAAAATTGGAAAGAATCTATGATAAATAAAACAATAGATTCAATAATTCATAGTGATAGAATTACAGGGCTACCTAATAAATATTTTTTCAAGAACACGGTAGCCAAAATGTTGAAAAATGTTGTTAATAATAATACTAGAGCCGCGATGCTGATAATAGATTTAGATAATTTTAAATATGTAAACGACTCCTACGGGCATGATTTTGGAGATTTAGTGTTAAAAGAAGTGGGCTATAATATAGTCGAATCTGTTACAGAAGATATATTAGTATCAAGATATAGCGGAAATACTTTTCTGCTATTTAAGCCAAATATAATTGATATACAAGAAATTATAACTTTGGGTAATGCTATAGCAAAGTCTTTTGAAAAACCTAATATAGTGAATGGAAGAAAAATATACTTAACAGCAAGTATTGGTGTTTCTCTATCTCCAGATCACGGAATAGATTATAATACATTACTTAAAAATGCAGATGCAGCAATGTATGAAGCAAAGAAAAATGGTAAAAACGAGTGTGATTTTTTTGATGATAGCCTTTCTGATGAGCTAAACAGAGTTTATAGTTTGCAGAAAGGGTTGAGAACTGCACTACATAATAATGAATTATATGTGATGTTTCAACCTAAAGTATCGCTTGATGATTCTTTGGTAAACGGATTTGAAGCTTTAGCAAGATGGGAAAGTCGTGAATTTGGAATGGTAAGCCCGGCGGAGTTTATTCCGATCGCAGAAAGTTCAAAAATGATAATTCCAATTGGAAGTTTTGTTTTGGAAGAAGTATTTAAAAAGACGAAATGTCTTTTAAACGAAGGAAATGATAATTTTAAGATAGCAGTTAATTTATCTGAAATGCAGCTCAGAGAAGACGTTGTTTTATCAGACTTTAAGAAACTAATAAAAAAATATAAAATTCATCCCAAGTATATAGAAGTAGAAATAACAGAAAGTATGCTAATGAAGTCATTTGATAGAAATGTGAAGATCCTTCAGGAGATAAAAAAATTAGGAGTAAGCATTGCTTTAGATGATTTTGGGACGGGATACTCTTCGCTTAACTATTTAACAAAATTACCTATAGATGTGTTAAAGATAGATAGGAGTTTTGTAATTGATTTGATGAACAATCCTAAGAGTAAATGCATTGTAGAAAATATAATAAATTTATCACATCAATTAGGGATAGAAGTAGTGGCAGAAGGGGTTGAAGAAAAATCGCAAGTTGAATATTTAAGAACAATATTATGTGATGTTGTTCAAGGATACTATTTCAGTAAACCTAGAATGTTTGACGCAATTAAGAACATAATCGGTAAGGAAATTTTATAA